CAGCCGCTCTGCCAGCTCCCCTGCCATAGGCGCCTCCAGCCCCAAAGCCTTCAGTTCCTTCGTGCGCACGAAGATTTCCCGGGGAGTGCCTTCCATCACAGCCCTGCCCTGGTCCATGACCAGCACCCGCTGGGCTGCCATGGCTTCTTCCATGAAATGGGTGATTAGAATGACCGTGAGACCCTTTTCCCGGTGCAGCCTCTTCACCACTTCCAGCACTTCCTTGCGGCCCTGGGGGTCAAGCATGGCAGTAGGTTCGTCCAGCACCAGGCAGTCCGTCTCCATGGCCAGGGCCCCCGCAATGGCCACCCGCTGCTTCTGCCCGCCGGACAGGAGATGAGGCGCCCGCTTCCTGAAACGGGCCATGCCTACTGCCTGCAGAGCCTCCGTCACCCGCTGGCGGATTTCCACCGGCTCTACGCCCAGATTCTCCGGGCCAAAAGCCACATCATCCTCCACTATGGCAGCAATGAGCTGATTATCAGGATTCTGGAACACCATGCCCACCTGGCTACGGATTTTCCACAGCTCATTTTTCTCTGCCGCCTCCAGCGTGGAGAGCCCATCTATCCGCACCTGCCCTGCGCTGGGCAGCAAAAGCCCATTGAGATGACGGGCCAGGGTGGACTTGCCGGAGCCATTGGCCCCCAGCACCGCCACGAACTCCCCTTTCCCGATGGAAAGAGAAATCCCCGCCAAAGCCTTGTGCCCCTTGCCGTCTGCTGTCCGGTATTCATGTTCAAGATTCTCTATTTCTATAAAGGCAGCCAAAGCCAAACCTCCTAAAAAAGCAAAACCGCTAAAAGTGGAAATATGGTAGAAATATCCATCAAAAAGTAGAAATATAGTAGAAATATCACCAATTCCTGGAATAACGCCCATCCTAACAAGAACTCTTATCTTGATACCATCATATGACATCAGCAAGAGAAAATCAACAAGCCCTCACCGAAAGAGGTGAGGGCTTGGCAAGCAGGGAAGCAACGAGAAAATTTTCATTCAGAGGCACATTCCTCAGCCTCTTTCCATCGTATAGCCAGCCACAGCAGATAATCTTTGTGTTCCGGGCTTATGCTTCGAAAAGAGTACAACAGAGTCTGTTCGTCCTGAAGCAATTCATTCTCCTTTCTAGGACGCTCATCTCCCATCAGCCAGGCGAGGCTTACATTCTCTGTACTGGCTATGCGGACCAGGCCATCCACATCAGGTTGCCCGGAACCTCGCAGCCAGCCCAATAAAGCATTCCTGGTCACACCAAGCCGTCTGGCATACTCAGTCTGAGTCATTTTACTTTTTTTTTCTTTGGCTCGTTTCCACAACTCATTGATCCGCTCATGGAACTTATTCTTCCAAACCATAGAAGACCCCGTCCTTACTCTGCGCTCTTTTCCCTAGCCGACTTCCAACGCTTCATCAATCTGGCAGCCAGATTCACTGAAGCATCAATATCAAATTTCTCCTTCAGCATATCCGCCACCGCCTTATGCGTGCGGTAGTTGCCTGTATCAAGTTCCGCCCAAACCTGCTCCTCGATGCCATCAGTTTTCCTCTTCCGCCCGCTGCCTGGCTTGATGGTGAAAAGCTCGGAGGTTGGCTCCTGCTCTTCCATGGTCTTCCGCAGGGCACGGACACTCCTGATGCACATGCCCGTCAGTGCCACTATCTCCTCATTGCCCATGCCCGCCACCAAAAGCAGCATGGCAGCCGCCCGCTTGGAGAGAGTAGGCGGCATCAGGGTGCCCAGGAACTGCATGGTGGCAGGTACCCAGGCATCGAACTCGCCGGTGTAGCTATAGGCGATTTTATGCCGTCCGGCTCTGCTTTTGTATTTCTGCATAAACTCCCTCCTGTATCCCAGCAAATTACTGATTATATGCTGGAAAAACAGCCGAAAACAAAAAAGGATGTTCGAAAAATCATATTTAGACTGCCGACTTTTCTAATTCACATAGAATATTGTTTCTTCCTCGAAAAATTATACTGGTATTTTCGAGCAGGCAATCTTCACCAATGATAATTTTATTGTCACCATCCAATTCCATAATTGTATTGTTTCCTAAAAGTTTATTTATGATTACCACAAATTATCCTCCATCATAAAACTTTCATATATTGTGAATAAATAAGTGCCCGCATGTCATCCGAAACAATAGCTTTTTTATCAAAATGCAATTCACATACAAATCTTCCAAAAGCAGGAGTCAAATAAATATTGCCATTCTCAAGTAAAACACCTCCCGCCCATTTTGCTGTATTGAATCTTCCATCATTAAATGTAGATACAACTTTACAATTTTGCTTAGTAGGATCATATTCATATACATATTTACTATTTCCAGGTATATTATATATCTTCCCATTGTAATGAAGCACGGTTCCATAAGACCCAAAAATTTGACATCCTTCTTCTGTCTTTTCCAAAACCAACTCCACGCAGCCACGTTTGGGGTCTATGCAATACAAGCCTTTATTTTGAGAAAAGCTATAAATACATCCATCAATGTAAACAGCACCGCCAAAAAGAGAGTTAGATATCCTCTCTCCTACCATCCTTACAGATAAATTCTCTAAATCAAACTCGGCAACTGCCGATCCATGCATCGGTGTAAAGTACACCTTCCCATTTGGATGCAATACCGCTCCATTATAATTATTATCTCTAAAAGCAGAATGTCTAACTTGTTTACAGGTTTGATGTTCCAAATCTATCAGCAATACGTCCTCTGCCAAACGAGGAGGGATAACCAATGTATCATTTTTCATTACACCACCATAATGATGTCCCATAACTGTCCTGCTATTTAATTTAGAACCGTCTATACTACAATCTACTTCTTTTACCGTTTTCATATTAATATCAATATCAAGTAGCCTGCAGGAATTCCTCATAAAACCATAAATATGCCTATTTTTCCAAGTGCATCCCCCTGTATAGGAAAAATGTAAACCAGGGATCTCTCCAATAAATTCAACATCACACTTTTTAGGATAATAAAGCATAGTTTTGGGGGCAGAATTATTGATATTTACAATAACTTCTTCATCATTATCATTTTTACAATGGACGCAGCCAACGTATTTTTCCGAAGATTCAGAGGCTATACATTTTACAAGAGAAATGCGTTTAAAGTTTACATCCTTGTTCAACTCGAAGGTTCTCAGCAGTACTTTGCGATATTGCTCCTCATCAAAAAGCAGCATAAAATCCTCCAGAAGCATCCAACATTTCCCCGCAACAAATAGTCGCTGCATCTGACATCAAAAATAGTGCACAAGCTGCTATTTCTTCCGGGGATAAAATTCTCCCTAAGGCACAACTTTTTGTAGGATCTCCTGCATTGTAATCATTAAGAGAAGATGCTACTATACCCGGACAGATTCCATTAATCACAATCCCTAAATTTAAAACTTTCTTTGCGTGACTTCGCACCATTTCGGAAAAAG
This genomic interval from Selenomonas sp. AB3002 contains the following:
- a CDS encoding energy-coupling factor transporter ATPase → MAAFIEIENLEHEYRTADGKGHKALAGISLSIGKGEFVAVLGANGSGKSTLARHLNGLLLPSAGQVRIDGLSTLEAAEKNELWKIRSQVGMVFQNPDNQLIAAIVEDDVAFGPENLGVEPVEIRQRVTEALQAVGMARFRKRAPHLLSGGQKQRVAIAGALAMETDCLVLDEPTAMLDPQGRKEVLEVVKRLHREKGLTVILITHFMEEAMAAQRVLVMDQGRAVMEGTPREIFVRTKELKALGLEAPMAGELAERLRKAGIPLPQEPGILTAEELLASLQALRGKGHVH
- a CDS encoding PQQ-binding-like beta-propeller repeat protein, whose product is MLLFDEEQYRKVLLRTFELNKDVNFKRISLVKCIASESSEKYVGCVHCKNDNDEEVIVNINNSAPKTMLYYPKKCDVEFIGEIPGLHFSYTGGCTWKNRHIYGFMRNSCRLLDIDINMKTVKEVDCSIDGSKLNSRTVMGHHYGGVMKNDTLVIPPRLAEDVLLIDLEHQTCKQVRHSAFRDNNYNGAVLHPNGKVYFTPMHGSAVAEFDLENLSVRMVGERISNSLFGGAVYIDGCIYSFSQNKGLYCIDPKRGCVELVLEKTEEGCQIFGSYGTVLHYNGKIYNIPGNSKYVYEYDPTKQNCKVVSTFNDGRFNTAKWAGGVLLENGNIYLTPAFGRFVCELHFDKKAIVSDDMRALIYSQYMKVL
- a CDS encoding helix-turn-helix domain-containing protein — protein: MQKYKSRAGRHKIAYSYTGEFDAWVPATMQFLGTLMPPTLSKRAAAMLLLVAGMGNEEIVALTGMCIRSVRALRKTMEEQEPTSELFTIKPGSGRKRKTDGIEEQVWAELDTGNYRTHKAVADMLKEKFDIDASVNLAARLMKRWKSAREKSAE
- a CDS encoding helix-turn-helix transcriptional regulator; amino-acid sequence: MVWKNKFHERINELWKRAKEKKSKMTQTEYARRLGVTRNALLGWLRGSGQPDVDGLVRIASTENVSLAWLMGDERPRKENELLQDEQTLLYSFRSISPEHKDYLLWLAIRWKEAEECASE